One genomic segment of Lysobacter sp. 5GHs7-4 includes these proteins:
- a CDS encoding enoyl-CoA hydratase-related protein has product MALRILLLCTACNGLSQLAACRLSELGHDVVIQVASDPETMQQAAQRERPDLIVAPMLKSAIPEAIWNRTTCLIVHPGIVGDRGASSLDWAILDGEREWGVTVLQAAAEMDAGDIWASATFPMREVGKSELYRHEVAQAAMRALLQAVERYASGLHTPRALDYRDADVRGRLRPSMRAADRAVDWDLPSATVLRRVRCGDSAPGARAILAGLPCQLYDAWPEAQLRGRPGDLLAQREGAVCVASGDGAVWLGHLRIKDGVKLPAAQVLGPRRMARVPERSLPIDAPDRGDTWRDIHYREDGAVGYLHFDFYNGAMSTRQCERLRAAFLHARARPTRAIVLMGGRDVWSNGIHLNQIEAAADPALESWRNILAMNALVREIVLTDSHRVVAAMQGNAGAGGVVLALAADQVWAREGLVLNPHYKGMGGLYGSEYWTYLLPRRVGVARAQELTDSLQPLTSEHAERIGLIDAAFGADGAAFRAQVETRIQGLIEPDAWRKAMGVKRRRRASDERRKPLESYAAEELSHMYRNFFGPDPAYHEARHRFVRKGAALPSAEPLRDPHTAPSLA; this is encoded by the coding sequence ATGGCACTGCGCATATTGCTCTTGTGCACGGCGTGCAATGGACTGTCGCAGCTGGCCGCATGCCGGCTGTCGGAGCTGGGCCACGACGTCGTCATCCAGGTCGCCAGCGACCCCGAAACCATGCAGCAGGCGGCGCAGCGCGAGCGCCCCGACCTGATCGTGGCACCGATGCTGAAATCGGCGATACCCGAGGCGATCTGGAATCGCACCACCTGCCTGATCGTGCATCCCGGCATCGTCGGCGATCGCGGCGCGTCCTCGCTGGACTGGGCCATCCTCGACGGCGAGCGCGAATGGGGCGTGACCGTGCTGCAGGCGGCGGCGGAAATGGACGCCGGCGATATCTGGGCCAGCGCCACGTTCCCCATGCGCGAGGTCGGGAAGAGCGAACTGTATCGCCACGAAGTCGCGCAAGCCGCGATGCGCGCCTTGCTGCAGGCGGTAGAACGCTACGCCTCGGGCCTGCACACGCCGCGCGCGCTGGACTACCGCGACGCCGACGTGCGCGGGCGCCTGCGTCCGTCGATGCGCGCGGCCGACCGCGCGGTCGACTGGGATCTGCCCAGCGCCACCGTCCTGCGCCGCGTGCGCTGCGGCGACAGCGCGCCCGGCGCGCGCGCGATCCTGGCCGGGCTGCCGTGCCAGCTCTACGACGCGTGGCCGGAAGCGCAACTGCGCGGGCGGCCGGGCGACCTGCTGGCGCAGCGCGAGGGCGCGGTCTGCGTGGCCAGCGGCGACGGCGCCGTGTGGCTGGGCCATCTGCGCATCAAGGACGGGGTCAAGCTGCCGGCCGCGCAGGTGCTGGGGCCGCGGCGCATGGCGCGCGTGCCGGAGCGATCGCTGCCGATCGACGCGCCCGATCGTGGCGACACCTGGCGCGACATCCACTACCGCGAGGACGGCGCGGTCGGCTACCTGCATTTCGACTTCTACAACGGCGCCATGTCGACGCGGCAGTGCGAGCGGCTGCGCGCCGCGTTCCTGCATGCGCGCGCGCGGCCCACGCGCGCGATCGTCTTGATGGGCGGCCGCGACGTGTGGAGCAACGGCATCCACCTCAATCAGATCGAGGCCGCCGCCGATCCGGCGCTGGAATCCTGGCGCAACATCCTGGCCATGAACGCGCTGGTGCGCGAGATCGTGCTGACCGACAGCCACCGCGTGGTCGCCGCGATGCAGGGCAACGCCGGCGCCGGCGGCGTGGTGCTGGCGCTGGCCGCGGACCAGGTCTGGGCGCGCGAGGGACTGGTGCTGAATCCGCACTACAAGGGCATGGGCGGCTTGTACGGCTCGGAGTACTGGACGTATCTGCTGCCGCGCCGTGTCGGCGTCGCGCGTGCGCAGGAACTCACCGACAGCCTGCAGCCGTTGACCAGCGAGCATGCCGAACGCATCGGCCTGATCGACGCCGCGTTCGGCGCGGATGGCGCGGCGTTCCGCGCGCAGGTGGAGACGCGGATCCAGGGCCTGATCGAGCCGGACGCCTGGCGCAAGGCGATGGGCGTGAAGCGTCGCCGCCGCGCCAGCGACGAGCGCCGCAAGCCGCTGGAGAGCTACGCCGCCGAGGAACTCAGCCACATGTACCGCAACTTCTTCGGTCCCGATCCCGCCTACCACGAGGCCCGCCACCGCTTCGTGCGCAAGGGCGCGGCGCTGCCGTCGGCCGAGCCGTTGCGCGACCCGCACACGGCGCCGTCGCTGGCTTGA
- a CDS encoding ankyrin repeat domain-containing protein, which produces MTLPLPPSPLRRWWLAGLMLCALTACWAMPPAGGDRLPWDPGDYFEGPALQLALASDRRKAEQIRWMIHDQGINPDRLFDKGDMPLVAWPVFNENPEGLRLLLENGADPNARKYDPQRKRGQYRNNAMVLAARTENPIYLKLLLDHGGDPNALSSNEESLMHVAYLAGRWQNIQLLLQRGARINEPLFAKSESYEGHDTVLNWYARLGNFDKAYWLLQHGADPGRSMWVPPDTKDGAKLALRKPILESIFWLPVKPHMVEWQRKCQMFALARGLSPPPMPDAIKFSRKGLGLPTEEKDIPLPSVEEAKRAQAAEPKPVTMPEPAPEPTVAPSPAPAG; this is translated from the coding sequence ATGACGCTGCCGCTACCGCCCTCGCCGCTACGTCGCTGGTGGCTCGCCGGCCTGATGTTGTGCGCGCTGACCGCGTGCTGGGCGATGCCGCCCGCCGGTGGCGATCGGCTGCCCTGGGATCCGGGCGATTACTTCGAGGGTCCGGCGCTGCAATTGGCGCTGGCCAGCGATCGTCGCAAGGCAGAACAGATCCGCTGGATGATCCACGACCAGGGCATCAATCCGGATCGGCTGTTCGACAAGGGCGACATGCCGTTGGTGGCCTGGCCGGTGTTCAACGAGAACCCCGAAGGCCTGCGTCTGCTGCTGGAGAACGGCGCCGACCCGAACGCGCGCAAATACGACCCGCAACGCAAACGGGGACAGTATCGCAACAATGCGATGGTGCTGGCGGCGCGCACCGAGAATCCGATTTATCTCAAACTGCTGTTGGACCACGGCGGCGACCCGAACGCGCTCAGCTCCAATGAAGAGTCGCTGATGCACGTGGCCTATCTGGCCGGCCGCTGGCAGAACATACAACTGCTTTTGCAGCGCGGCGCACGCATCAACGAGCCCTTGTTCGCCAAATCGGAGAGCTACGAGGGCCACGACACCGTACTCAATTGGTACGCGCGCCTGGGCAATTTCGACAAAGCCTATTGGTTGCTGCAGCACGGCGCCGATCCGGGCAGGAGCATGTGGGTGCCGCCGGATACCAAGGACGGCGCCAAGCTGGCGTTGCGGAAGCCGATTTTGGAAAGCATCTTCTGGCTGCCGGTGAAACCTCACATGGTCGAATGGCAGCGTAAGTGCCAGATGTTCGCGCTAGCCCGCGGCCTCAGCCCGCCGCCGATGCCCGACGCCATCAAATTCAGCCGCAAGGGCCTGGGCCTGCCGACCGAGGAAAAGGACATACCGTTGCCGAGCGTGGAAGAAGCCAAGCGCGCGCAGGCCGCCGAGCCCAAGCCGGTGACGATGCCGGAACCCGCGCCCGAGCCGACGGTTGCCCCGTCGCCCGCGCCGGCCGGATAA
- the radA gene encoding DNA repair protein RadA, with protein sequence MSKPASKPAAKARTAYVCSECGADHTKWQGQCGECGAWNTLSEFVVEPAAKGGGVAATRRSSWAGRADAPAVTALKDVQHGEESRVSTGIGEFDRVLGGGLVHGAVVLVGGDPGIGKSTLLLQAIVRMAQSLPGLYVTGEESLAQVAGRGARLGLPLNGVHALAETGVERILEHAVRMKPALIVADSVQTLWTEQLSAAPGSVSQVRESAARLVRYAKETGTSVFLVGHVTKEGGIAGPRVLEHMVDAVLYFEGESGSRFRVLRAFKNRFGAVNELGVFAMGDKGLREVPNPSAIFLSGSRSPQPGSCVMVTREGTRPLLVEVQALVDSSPLSNPRRVAVGMEGNRLAMLLAVLHRHGGVGVGDQDVFVNVVGGIRVQETAADLPVLLAVLSSLRDRPLADQTVAFGEVGLSGEIRPVPNGEERLKEASTHGFKRAIVPKANAPKSGRVGEMTVIGVERLADALEASAD encoded by the coding sequence ATGTCCAAGCCCGCCAGTAAGCCCGCCGCCAAGGCACGCACCGCCTACGTCTGTTCCGAATGCGGCGCCGACCACACCAAGTGGCAGGGCCAGTGCGGCGAGTGCGGGGCCTGGAACACCCTTAGCGAGTTCGTGGTCGAGCCCGCGGCTAAGGGCGGCGGCGTCGCGGCCACGCGCCGCAGCAGTTGGGCCGGGCGCGCCGACGCGCCGGCGGTGACCGCGCTCAAGGACGTGCAGCACGGCGAGGAATCGCGCGTCAGCACCGGCATCGGCGAGTTCGACCGCGTGCTCGGCGGCGGCCTGGTGCACGGCGCGGTGGTGCTGGTCGGCGGCGATCCGGGCATCGGCAAATCGACCCTGCTGCTGCAGGCGATCGTGCGCATGGCCCAGAGCCTGCCGGGCCTGTACGTGACCGGCGAGGAATCGCTGGCCCAGGTCGCCGGCCGCGGCGCGCGTCTGGGGCTGCCGCTGAACGGTGTGCACGCGCTGGCCGAGACCGGCGTGGAGCGCATCCTCGAACACGCCGTGCGCATGAAGCCGGCGCTGATCGTGGCCGATTCGGTGCAGACCTTGTGGACCGAACAGCTCAGCGCCGCACCGGGCTCGGTCAGCCAGGTGCGCGAGAGCGCCGCGCGGCTGGTGCGCTACGCCAAGGAAACCGGCACCTCGGTGTTCCTGGTCGGCCATGTGACCAAGGAAGGCGGCATCGCCGGTCCGCGCGTGCTCGAGCACATGGTCGACGCGGTGCTGTACTTCGAAGGCGAGAGCGGCAGCCGTTTCCGAGTGCTGCGCGCGTTCAAGAACCGCTTCGGCGCGGTCAACGAGCTCGGCGTGTTCGCGATGGGCGACAAAGGCCTGCGTGAGGTGCCCAACCCGTCGGCGATTTTCCTGTCCGGCAGCCGCAGCCCGCAGCCGGGCAGTTGCGTGATGGTGACCCGCGAAGGCACCCGGCCGCTGCTGGTCGAGGTGCAGGCGCTGGTGGATTCCTCGCCGCTGTCCAATCCGCGCCGGGTCGCGGTGGGCATGGAGGGCAACCGCCTGGCCATGCTGTTGGCGGTGCTGCACCGCCACGGCGGGGTCGGGGTGGGCGATCAGGACGTATTCGTGAACGTGGTCGGCGGCATCCGAGTGCAGGAGACCGCGGCCGACCTGCCGGTGCTGCTGGCGGTGCTGTCCTCGCTGCGCGACCGGCCGCTGGCCGATCAGACCGTGGCCTTCGGCGAGGTCGGCCTGTCCGGCGAGATCCGCCCGGTGCCCAACGGCGAGGAGCGCCTGAAGGAAGCCTCGACCCACGGCTTCAAGCGCGCGATCGTGCCCAAGGCCAACGCGCCCAAGAGCGGGCGGGTGGGGGAGATGACGGTGATCGGCGTGGAACGGCTGGCCGATGCGCTGGAGGCGTCGGCGGACTGA
- a CDS encoding TetR/AcrR family transcriptional regulator: MTRGKSFDVDVARREVSQLFRRRGYASTSMKDIEAATGLLPGSLYNAFGNKQDLFLSAMDYYLADVVDRRIAAHLSGDDPAAAVRSLFTSTYDVAMGEHRGCLLTNTAIEVGPSDEEIHRKVARGIRKFEAAFLRLIRRGQSAGRIPRGKDPRALAQHLTTSYQGILVLVKVIRTPRILDRYTESAIRMLSA, from the coding sequence ATGACAAGAGGAAAAAGTTTCGATGTCGACGTCGCCCGGCGGGAGGTCAGTCAGCTGTTCCGCCGGCGCGGTTACGCCAGCACCTCGATGAAGGACATCGAGGCGGCGACCGGCCTGTTGCCGGGCAGCTTGTACAACGCGTTCGGCAACAAGCAGGACTTGTTCCTGAGCGCGATGGACTACTACCTGGCGGACGTGGTCGATCGCCGCATCGCCGCGCATCTGAGCGGCGACGATCCGGCCGCGGCGGTGCGCTCCTTGTTCACCTCGACCTATGACGTGGCGATGGGCGAGCACCGCGGCTGCCTGCTCACCAACACCGCCATCGAAGTCGGTCCCAGCGACGAAGAGATCCACCGCAAGGTCGCGCGCGGGATCCGCAAGTTCGAGGCGGCGTTCCTGCGTTTGATCCGTCGCGGGCAAAGCGCCGGGCGCATCCCGCGCGGCAAGGATCCGCGCGCGCTCGCGCAGCATCTGACCACCAGCTATCAAGGCATCCTGGTGCTGGTGAAGGTGATCCGCACGCCGCGCATCCTCGACCGTTACACCGAAAGCGCGATCCGCATGCTCAGCGCCTGA
- a CDS encoding XVIPCD domain-containing protein, translating into MSTPEQELPSQTPRTVEEKIAQLREQQALLASMRAGGDRESMAQADALQRQYHAREMAGLAADVYRSAEHVGQPPPGWLRGSEHPELLRGSGVAWNNARIDQLLQPDDSAFRAEIYLPDPRVFGPEVKPVLSYKGSNGPVVFDEGGRQVTRESAPEDWMNNGRQGLGLQSNYYDRAMEVAVEFRNSGVGSNFEIVGHSLGGGMASAGSAITGVPATTFNAAGLHQATAQRYADQNGLTVHNPNQNVVAYQVTGEVLTDVQTSIDRMNGLRRAELGRVANQASDLMRLPGAKELLGQQLAQHLPYSREAQADARGLVDALATQSGNRALREMPLAAGQVQPLLTPKTRDAQGSLIDRPQAMSLGQAGEFAGPLLRVATVSLAGAQVGRQAGEVVAGGGRVVDRGLDLAGDGARVGLQTSGRVAQAGTHTVGQIGSWQVRTGGEAVAQVQLVSGRAAAAVDMVQCEGAKWTNSATNSFLRGAGRWVPMLNDIADQRDRATAQYCETQRGEARAALAGSQQAANNTRASANQGARAIEQTADALGANVRRAADGAGHSIDATLDATGYQIRRTTSYAPLGFALTGATVAGIGGAAVTFDPTRPSGIGNIVQTKVLFDNIGQAAGEAVQRHGMVDTVLPSLDFRTREMEQAALRRLPTIAPPGQDAPVTPQPEPGARGANATPTGARSSPDGDGVLLNDPRHSQYPLYRGAAEGVYALDARHARASDPRSDQLAGSLAVAAMRSGMQEIHHVELSRDASRVFAVQGRLDDPARLNASVETARGMDTPLRESTQRAAEIEAARAPAQAQSQQQGQDAQSAERAARRA; encoded by the coding sequence ATGTCCACGCCCGAGCAGGAACTCCCGTCGCAAACCCCGCGCACGGTCGAGGAGAAGATCGCTCAGCTGCGCGAACAGCAGGCCCTGCTGGCCTCGATGCGCGCCGGCGGCGACCGCGAGTCGATGGCCCAGGCGGATGCCTTGCAACGCCAATACCACGCCCGTGAAATGGCCGGTCTGGCCGCCGATGTCTACCGTTCCGCCGAGCATGTCGGACAGCCGCCGCCGGGCTGGTTACGCGGCAGCGAACATCCCGAACTCCTGCGCGGCTCCGGCGTGGCCTGGAACAACGCGCGTATCGATCAGTTGCTGCAACCTGACGATTCCGCGTTCCGGGCCGAGATCTATTTGCCCGACCCTCGGGTGTTCGGCCCCGAAGTGAAGCCGGTGCTCAGCTACAAGGGTTCCAACGGCCCGGTCGTGTTCGATGAGGGCGGCAGGCAGGTGACGCGCGAATCCGCGCCAGAAGACTGGATGAACAACGGCAGGCAAGGCCTGGGGCTGCAAAGCAACTACTACGACCGGGCGATGGAGGTTGCGGTCGAGTTCAGAAACTCCGGAGTGGGCAGTAATTTCGAAATCGTCGGCCACTCCCTCGGCGGCGGCATGGCCTCGGCCGGTTCGGCCATCACCGGCGTGCCCGCCACCACCTTCAACGCCGCCGGCCTGCACCAAGCCACCGCGCAGCGCTACGCGGATCAGAACGGCCTGACCGTTCACAACCCCAACCAGAACGTTGTCGCCTACCAGGTCACCGGCGAGGTGCTGACCGACGTGCAGACCAGCATCGACCGCATGAACGGTCTGCGCCGGGCCGAACTCGGTCGCGTCGCCAATCAGGCCTCGGACCTGATGCGTCTGCCGGGCGCGAAGGAACTGCTGGGCCAGCAACTCGCGCAGCACCTGCCGTACAGCCGCGAGGCGCAGGCCGATGCGCGCGGGCTGGTCGACGCCTTGGCCACGCAGTCGGGCAACCGCGCCCTGCGCGAGATGCCGCTGGCGGCGGGCCAGGTGCAGCCCTTGCTGACGCCCAAGACGCGCGATGCGCAGGGCAGCCTGATCGACCGCCCGCAGGCGATGTCCTTGGGGCAGGCGGGCGAATTCGCAGGCCCCTTGCTGCGCGTGGCGACGGTGTCGCTGGCCGGCGCCCAGGTCGGCCGGCAGGCCGGCGAAGTGGTCGCCGGCGGTGGCCGCGTGGTGGATCGCGGCCTGGACCTGGCCGGCGATGGCGCCCGCGTGGGCCTGCAGACCAGCGGCCGCGTGGCCCAGGCCGGCACCCACACGGTCGGCCAGATCGGCAGCTGGCAGGTGCGCACCGGCGGCGAAGCCGTGGCCCAGGTGCAACTGGTGTCCGGCCGCGCCGCGGCCGCGGTCGACATGGTCCAGTGCGAAGGCGCCAAATGGACCAACAGCGCCACCAACAGTTTCCTGCGCGGCGCCGGGCGTTGGGTGCCGATGCTCAACGACATCGCCGACCAGCGCGACCGCGCCACCGCCCAGTATTGCGAAACGCAGCGCGGCGAAGCGCGCGCGGCGCTGGCCGGCTCGCAGCAGGCCGCCAATAACACCCGCGCCAGCGCCAACCAGGGCGCGCGCGCGATCGAGCAGACCGCCGACGCCCTGGGCGCCAACGTGCGCCGCGCCGCCGACGGCGCCGGCCATTCCATCGACGCCACCCTCGACGCCACCGGCTACCAGATCCGCCGCACCACCAGCTACGCGCCGCTGGGGTTCGCCCTGACCGGCGCGACCGTGGCCGGCATCGGCGGCGCGGCGGTGACCTTCGATCCGACCCGTCCCAGTGGCATCGGCAATATCGTCCAGACCAAGGTGCTGTTCGACAACATCGGCCAGGCCGCCGGCGAGGCGGTGCAGCGGCACGGCATGGTCGACACCGTGCTGCCCAGCCTGGATTTCCGCACCCGCGAGATGGAGCAGGCCGCGCTCAGGCGACTGCCGACGATCGCGCCGCCGGGCCAGGACGCGCCGGTGACGCCGCAGCCCGAGCCGGGCGCGCGCGGCGCGAACGCCACGCCGACCGGCGCGCGGTCCAGTCCCGACGGCGACGGCGTGCTGCTCAACGACCCTCGCCATAGCCAGTATCCGCTGTACCGCGGCGCGGCCGAAGGCGTATATGCGCTGGACGCGCGCCACGCGCGCGCGTCCGATCCGCGCAGCGACCAGCTCGCCGGCTCGCTTGCGGTGGCGGCGATGCGCAGCGGCATGCAGGAAATCCACCACGTCGAACTCAGCCGCGACGCCAGCCGTGTGTTCGCGGTGCAGGGCCGGCTGGACGACCCGGCGCGCCTCAACGCCAGCGTCGAGACCGCGCGCGGCATGGACACGCCGTTGCGCGAGAGCACCCAACGCGCGGCCGAGATCGAAGCCGCGCGCGCACCGGCCCAGGCGCAATCGCAGCAGCAGGGGCAGGACGCGCAGAGCGCGGAACGCGCCGCACGCCGCGCCTGA